From Pelotomaculum schinkii, the proteins below share one genomic window:
- a CDS encoding MerR family transcriptional regulator, with translation MENRIKIGDFVKLTGSTLKTINYYHKIGLLPVPERSARGYRLYGPTELNRMRLIKRLKSLGLGLKHIKEIMGDLQNPKTWREVLQSLRLELLNQKKTLEERMAKIDTLLSENALLLNEDSLDSPSFQMITEILGADQIEKYARTCPEIYDQHRKLYGILDDFQWGEDYRESFRALAEYFKTHPEHYQLALDSGAHWAKLSHLSVDDPQIEALARESVALINSMPPVKELICKHPGMKKPLESLYQEIVADVLSPAQLKYQQLVEKFLSSED, from the coding sequence GTGGAAAACCGCATAAAGATCGGCGATTTCGTTAAACTGACCGGAAGCACATTAAAAACCATAAATTATTACCACAAAATCGGTTTGCTGCCTGTACCGGAGCGCTCTGCTAGGGGATACCGTTTATATGGGCCGACGGAGTTGAACCGCATGCGTTTGATCAAACGCTTAAAATCCCTGGGGTTAGGTCTCAAGCACATTAAGGAAATAATGGGAGATTTGCAGAATCCCAAAACATGGCGAGAAGTCTTACAATCCCTGCGTCTTGAATTGCTCAATCAAAAGAAAACCCTGGAAGAACGAATGGCGAAAATTGATACTCTTCTGAGTGAAAATGCGCTTCTTTTGAATGAAGACAGTTTAGATTCTCCTTCTTTTCAAATGATTACTGAGATACTGGGGGCGGATCAAATTGAAAAATATGCTCGTACCTGTCCGGAAATATATGATCAGCACCGCAAATTGTATGGCATCCTGGATGATTTCCAGTGGGGTGAAGATTACCGGGAGAGCTTTCGCGCCCTGGCCGAGTATTTCAAAACGCATCCCGAACACTATCAACTGGCTTTGGATTCAGGAGCGCATTGGGCCAAGCTTTCCCACCTTAGCGTAGACGATCCCCAGATTGAAGCTTTGGCACGCGAATCTGTCGCTCTTATCAACAGCATGCCTCCGGTAAAAGAGCTAATATGCAAACATCCAGGAATGAAAAAGCCGCTAGAAAGCTTATATCAGGAGATAGTCGCCGATGTGCTTTCACCAGCCCAATTAAAGTACCAACAACTTGTTGAAAAATTTCTCTCATCTGAAGACTAA